One Aegilops tauschii subsp. strangulata cultivar AL8/78 chromosome 2, Aet v6.0, whole genome shotgun sequence genomic window, AAGTGGTCGGTCCCTTCCCCCTGACCCTACGCAAGCGGGAGCTGCAAGCACCAGGCTGCCCTTTCTTTTTATGTGTGTTGACCTAGACCATAAACAGTAAATCACCACGCGAAGGAGTACTAAATAGCGATGTCCGAATGAGATGCACATAGGAGAAAGAGGAGATCATGGATTGAGAGTTTGAGACTCAAGAATAGACCTTGGGGAAGGTTAGATTGATTTTCGTTACCCCATCAAATTCACTGCAGTGCATGTCATGCAACTTTGCTACGTTCTTGATATGAAAAACTTGTGGCTGCTGAATAATTGTACTTtaagaaaattaaaaaaatatgccTGATTCCCAAACATATACTTCTGTACCAtaatcaaaatcaacaaaacactACTAGCAACTGCTTGTAGTATACTTGGTGCCAAAGAATTGAAAAACAAACATGCTACGATCCAGTTCAAAGATTAGATAAACAACCAGAGGCGATTAACCTTATAACATAGTATCGCTAACTGACATAAAGCATGATGAAGTCCTATCTTTCCAAATTCATGTCACGTGAACCAATTTATTAAAATAAATAATTCTTCTGTCTTATAGATTGAACATCTAAGCACATCATACTAACTAGTGCTGCAAATCATACGAAAAGGAGAATAATAAGAAATATAAATTGACCAAAAAAATTGTTGAATACTTTGGAGGTGTTTCTATTAAAGCTTTGTACAAGAGCCAATGAACAAGGAACACATAACATATATTTTGGGGTCTTTGAAGTTATATGTCATTCCAATTAGTTGCAGAAAGGTATATTACTAAAATTGCTTAGTATGACTTGATATGAACTAATTTCTCAGCATACATTACAATTTACAGTCCACATGCATACCAAATATTTTCTTTTCTGCAAAATATATGTGGTCCAGATTTATGAgcatttttaaaaaaaaattggatGTATGGAAAGCAATCAGAGTTATGACAAATTGAATGACTTAACAATGGTGCTTTCAAATATTGAAATTAGACTTCAGCTGATCAAAATATATAATTATGTTTCGTTCAGAGGAAAAATTCCTAGCTTCAGCAGTACTAAAATGATTTCCATTTGACAAGAACGAAACACCACAATAAGGTGGAACAAAACTATTATTTGCAATGTATAGTGTATGAGTTTAAAAGGTAACAAATCACGCCACATGTTTATCCTTCTTGAGTAGCTTACCTGAAAGTTTCAGGGTGTGTTTAGTTTAGAGCATCCTTCTTGAGTAGCTTACCTGAAAGTTTCAGGGTGTGTTTGGTTTAAAGCATCTCTAGCAAACTCCGTAAAAGTCTAACCCAGAAAACGCATTTACAGTTAGCTGCAGATCAGATTTGCGGGGCGAATTCGTATGCTGCAGATCAGACCCCGTATATGAACCTATAAAATTTAGAAAAATCGCGGGAGAAACATCATGGACCTCGTATAAGATCAGACCCCGTATTTGGGTCATGTTAGTCCATCGGCACGAGAAAGTCGGACATCTTTTAAAGGATCATGAACTTTGGTTCAAGTTTTTTTGACACCAGAGAAAGGGCCTACAGGTACTTCGAATCGAACTCTATACACGGGAATGCATATGTATGTATCGCACGCAACATCACAGGATCTTGCAAAAACAATCCTTGGAACGAATCCCCAACAAGAAAACACGAGCGAGCCTTCAGGCTTTGCTGTCCGCTCTCGCCACCGCCGCTCTGGACGCCGCCTTCTCCAGCCGGAACCTCCGGAAGTCGGCGACGAGGCCGACGTCCACGTCCCGCTTCATCCTCTCGGCAAGCGTCGACAGGACCTGCACGCTCCAAGCTTTCAGTTCCACATTTCTCTCGGCGAGAACAGATAACAGAGATTTTGTTAGGCACAACACAAGGCGATGCTTACCGACTCGGCGACGCCCCGGAGGATGGCCTCTGGCACGATGCGCAGGGGCGGCGGGAGGGCGACGGTGATGGAGATCTCCAGGTGGCCCCTCAGCCGGCTGCCGCGCCGCTGTCCCCTGTCCGCGTAGAGCGACCCCCGCACGCCCAGGTCGAAGCTCGCCGGCGTGTAGCCGCTGTCCAGCCCCCTCAGCTCCCACTCGGTCTGCATTCACAGCCCAGACAAGAGCAGCACATTGTAAACTTGCAGTCGTGCGGATATAGATAGAATTGGAGGGCTGTATACGCACGATTCGGAGGTCGAGCCCGCCGGCGTTGCGGTTGCGCAGCTGCATCACGACGACGGGGCGCACGGTGATGAGGAGGAACTCCAGCGGCAGCATCTGGATCCTCCACTCCTCCTGCGCAAGAAATAGACAATCGATCGATCAGCCGCAACGCCACCGTCGTCCTCCCTCCCCCCACTTCCCTGCGGGGGGGACAAGATAGAAGATTCAGTAATTTCAGTTACATCGCTGAGCTGCTGGCTCCGGCTCTCGTCGGGGAACATGGCGCGGAACACGCGGGGGCGGTCCTGGAGGTACTCGTCGAACGACACCTGCAGGCAGAGCCAGTCCGCGCACGCACGATGAATCAATCAATCAATTCGAGCCGTGATTTCATCGAATTCCAAACACCCAAAGCGGAGATCGATCGATGTCTGACGCTTACCCCCAGGGGCTCGTAGAGGGGCATGTCGGTGTCGATGCTGGAGGAGTAGGTGACGGCGtccggcgaggtggacgacggcgccccggcctccgccgcccgggCCGTGGTCGCGACGGCGCGCCGCGGCGGCCTCGACTGCCGGGGAGCGGAGCAGACCAGCGTTCTCCCGGGCGGCGCGGAGGCGGTGGGGCGACTGGCGCTGCGATTCGCGGTCGCCGCGGCAGGCAGCGGCCGAGGCCGGTGGGCCGtgctggaggcggcggcggccatggccgGCCCTAGTgccgtgcccgtgcccgtgcccaTCGTTGCTGAGGTCGGCACGCGGCAAACGGAGACCACTCCTTTTCCCCGTGTGACGGGGTAGGGGGACTACCGGACTAGGGACAAGCGGTGGCCGATGACCCGGGTGGGTGACATCCTGATCGGGCCACTGGAACCTGGAATGATGGGACCACCTTTCTGGGTGTTTGCTTTGGATATTTTTCAGGAAATGCAGTCTAACgatttttatgaaaataaaataaaaacacaaTACAAACGTAAACTTTCACATACACACAGACACTCGCTCTTATGAACGAACGCATGTCGTTTCTATCCCTGGGAGATGACCTTAAGATTATTGAAGTTGTTATAGATACTAGCAAAATGATCCGTGCGTGGGAACGGGAGAAAAATAATAACCATAATCTCCGATGGTCATGACCAAGCATCACCGAGATACACTATCGCTCTCAATTTCATGAGatcatgaacaatttttgaaatcacaaacattttttaaactcATGCAAATATTTGaaatcgtgaacatttttcaaattcatgaacacttttataaaatcaagaacattttttgaattgatgaacattttatattatttgcaaatattttaaaaaaactttgaacatttttttaaacactTTTGTGAATcggcaaacatttttttaaaattggTGGAACAAATTTTGGAATTCACGAATTTTTTTTATTTAATGAAGTTTTTTGACACGCATGATCATTTTTTGAATCAGCGAATACTTTATGAATGATTACACTATTTTATAAGTCACAAACAGTTTTTGAATTTTCAGGATATTTtttcattcatgaacattttttgaattgacgaaaaaaattaatacatgaactttttaaaaaatcatgaacatttttagaTTTCCCGAACATATGTTTTCAAATTTTTGACCATTTTCTGAATAAGTAAATATTTTTTAcaaaattttgaacattttttgaatccacagacattttatgatttattaaataatttatttaaaaaaattcattTTTAAATATTTGGATAATCACACATAATTTAAAGTAGAAAATAGAACAAAAAAAAAACAGGGCGCCCGGACATGGGCCGACCCAAACGGGTGCGCTGTGATTTCTCCTGGCGCACAGAGAGCGCGGGGTATAGGAGGTCCCTACTGCATGGGCCGGCCTGGTGACAGCAGACGGCAACGGAGACCACTCTTTTTCCCCGTGTGACGGGGTAGGGGAGTAGGGACAAGCAATGATCGATGAACATGGTGACAGCACGTGAGCCGCGGCTGCTCGGCAGGCAGCGCGGCGTGTCACTAGTCAGGTCTTTAGTTACGGAGCGGGTCTTGAATTCGCATCGCGCCACCGAGCCTGACCGGGGCACTGGAACCTGGGATGATAGAAGCACCTTTCTTGTTTgcccgaaaaatgaggttgaaaagcttaGTTAGCCATACTATCATTATGTCTCTCAGGCCTCTCCACACCTCAATGGTATACAATCAGGTTCCATCGCATTGCCTCAtttcatcctttttaaagcctcctCGCACGCCATATCACTAAAAAATTAAGGGGAAGTTGCCTGATGACTATTTCTCTTATTTCTCGTAAACATCATATCTTTTTTTATTAAACAAGCCTAAGTAATTGCCTAGGGTCCGCAAGTCAATGACATGTGCGATGGTGGCCGGAAGTGCGGGGCGGCGTGGTGGCATGGCCCGTTGCGGGGCGGTGCGGTGGTGACGTGGTGTCGGTGGCCCGGCGTGGCGGCGGTGTGAGAGCCTTCTCTCGTGAAAATTTAAGCAGCTTCCTGTCCGCCAATTATACGGGAAAGTTCATATCCCCGTAAACGTGAGGGGAGTTGGCTAGGGAGGGGGGTATACAAGATCCCTTAAAAAACCAGGACTACCAAAACTGTTGCCTGAACTCCCCGTAAATGATAGCTTTTCGGTAATGATAACTCACGAACGGTTTTTGTGGCAACTTTACCTAGTAGGAGATGACAAATCCTATCCTTTTTTGCCGTAAAATTTCTCTTCTTTTCAGAAATTGCCAACCTATACAACTAAATTTGCTATCTAAAACATTCACAAATGCCAATCCTTTCCAGCAAACGTTCGTCAGATGGAAGttattggagttgctcttaatTCGCATCCATTGTAAAGCCTGGTTATTATTATTTTAGCACTTTGTTTGGATGATTGATAgacatttatttttcttttgctAATATAGGAAAAAAATCAAGGATATAGATggccatggctagttaattattgtGACATAGATTTATGGTTGTGCTTGCTCTTCCATGTAGTTCGTGTCCGTGCGTTGGTGATGACTGGCAGTTGTGGCAAGGGCCATGCCAAATGGTTAAAAGTTAGGGTAGGGATGGATTGTGGGAGAGGGGAGGTTTAGAGGagactcttgattagatcgatctgAAAACAGTTATAGGCTCAGATCATTTGGCTGATTCTCTCAAAATCTTGAGAATCAGACTTTCTCTTAGACTCTCCCATAATTTTGAATCCATATCTTGACTTAGACCCTAATTAAGTACGATTGTGAAAAAACAAGTCTTAAAAATTCTGGAAGAATATGTGGGGAGGTCTGATTCTCAAGATTCTGGAAAAAACGGCGATGGGTAGGTGAGGCGGAGAAGGCAATGGTGGCTAGGAGGAGGAGCTAGCTAGGGCTAGGTCGATGGGGATGCCTCGCCGTCGGGCTTATATTGTCAGGGGAGGCGGACGGCTTGGCGTCAGATTATATTGTGTGGCGACCATCGACGGGCTGCCTCGGGTATGCGGAGAAACGGACTAGGGCGAGCAGCTAGCGGTCATGTCGCCCCCTCACTGGTTATTCTATAGGCCGGTGGTGTGGCAGAAACCCAATCGTGGCACGAAGAGAGAAGATGAAGCTTTTCTCCCGCATGGGTTGTTGGCAATAGAGCATGCCACAAATCAGGCCTCCCAACATCCATATATGGAGATGTTAAAAAAAACATCCATATTTGGAGGTTAATCTCTTTTTTGGAGCGAGCTCTATAAATTTTGACGATTGCACGCATACAACGACTATGTTATAATACCTTTTTGTACGCTCATAACCAAACCTCTATATCTGGGGAGGTTTTTGCCCCCACGTCTCGCCACTTGGCTGATGGGGACTGAGAGGCCTATCAATTGTTGACACGTGCATTTGTTTGGGAGGCTACAGGGTAGAAAACGCGTGTGGCCATAGGCCTTCGGTCAAAATTTTGTTAACATTTTCTCATGTGCACTTGGGGTGTCTTTAGCATTTTGGTTCAGATGATTGTTTGTTAGGATTTTGGATTTTTCTGTGCATGCATGGTTGAATTGATGATGTGATCACGTGCATGCAACTCTCACGACCGCTTAATGCATGCAGTAGGCCGTTGTAAAAATTTGTTGTGTCTGCATGCATGTGTTTATCATTATGACTGTAGACACGTATATATTAACCTGGACGTGTTAGCGCCTTGCTGTTCACCTGGTAGTTTCTCGATGGTCCCACAGCTTCGTACTCTCTAGAATTATCGTCGGTCAATAAATATACAGAACTCACCACGGCGAAGGAGCAACAACCACCACAGAGCAGCATGCGCTACTGCGCTCACCTCCGACTCCGAGGCAGCATAGATGTGCATGGGTTGCGCCGTGTGTGCGAGTTGGAGGTGCCGTTTTGGCAATAGCTATGCTTACCGGCGGGGTGTAGGTACCGGTCGCCGGCAACCACTCTACGGGTCGACTACGCCATCGCGAGCAGCCACGGGTGCAGTCACAAACATGTAGAGGAGCTCTGACAGAAGCCGGCGGGAGCAGGAGGGATACAGGAGTGTGCCGACATTCCCACCtcgcgccgcccaagccacccccACCCCGTTGGCGGCGAGGTCTTGCTGAATCTGCAAGAGCCAACAGGAACGCCGACGTCTTCCGCGGCCTGGACTGGCTCCGCATCACGCAACAGCTGGGTGTGCTTGCGCATGCTATGCTCGAGGTCATCGTGTGCATCACGCCTGAAGCCCTCCTCCACGCCCGCAGGCCTCCCTTCTCTTTAGTTGTCGCCGTTGTACGCATGGACGCGGTGTCTTTTGTTCTCTAACCGTCACCGGAGCTCTAATCTATGCCTGCATGGCGGCCATGGTGCTCTGATCCGGAGTTCCAGCTCATCGGCTTCGTCCGTGTTAGAGATAATCACGATTAGGAGAAAACTAGCCCGGGACGGACTTGTAGTCTTTTGCCGAGTCGGCTAGATGCTAGATAGGATAGATACTATTTATACCTGTATCTAGTCCCCCTGTAATCATCAGATTGTAAAAAGCAATAAACAACAGGGACGACACGTTCCTGGTTTTGCGATCAAGTCGCCGTGTCCTGTTCACGTGTATAGCCAGCTACGAAATCGATCCAGTTAGCCTGCTTCTCGTACGTACGTGTGCAACTCGCCGGAGTCAGCTAGTTTGCTATGTGCGTGTCTCCAGCCTACTTCGTCGTTCGTCGCTCCGCCGGAAAGTAATCAGCGGATCACTGCGTCGACGTCGGGACCAGTGCTAACAATTGGTATCTAGAGCTTTGGTATTGACGTGATTCTCGGAAAGCAATCGAAGGATCATGTCGACCACGGGCAAGGAGATTGTGACGGCGGCAGCGGGAGCACCGATGCCGATGGTGGGGGGATCACAATTCCCCCGTCTGGATCGAGAGGACTACACACTATGGGCGATGAACATGGAGGTCGCGATGGAGGGAGCTGAATTCTGGGAAGCCGTCGACCCGGGCGGCGCCGAGTACGCAAAGGGCGCGGCGAAGTACCGGAAGGATCGTCAGGCGTTAACAGCTATCTACTCCGCCATGCCGAAGGATGTGCTGCAACACCTCGTCGGAAAGAACTCGGCGAAGGAGGCATGGGAGACCATCAAGATCCTACACCAGGGTCATGACCGTGTCAAGGAAGCACACCTTCAGTCCCTGATGAGAAGCTACGAGTGCCTGAAGATGGATGAAAGTGAGACGGTTGATCAGTTTGCCGCCCGTCTCAAGACCCTCGTCAATGGCATACGCAGCTATGGTTCAACCCTAGAAGAAGTTGCGATCGTCCGACGATTTTTGCGCGCCGCGCCGGCACGCTACATTCAGATTGTCACGTCGATCGAGCAATGTCTCGACCTGAAGACTCTCACGGTTGAGGATCTCGTCGGAAGGTTCAAGGCCCACGACGAGAGAATTCGTCTCAGTTTCGGCGACACGGAGGCGAGTGAGCACCTCATGCTTACAAAGGCGCAATGGATCGCCCTGTCGAAAGAAAAGCAAGGCGGATCTACGAGCAGCGACAAGAAGAAGGGGAAGGGGAAGCAGCGCTCGGCGAGAAAGAACTTCGCCGACtcggacgacgaggatgcgcctGCACCACCGAGGAGGAAGTTTGACATCAGAAAAGTGAGGTGTCATAAGTGTGGCCTCCTCGGTCACTTCAAGGCTAACTGCGAGGAAGCACCGAAGCAACGGGCGCTTATGGCCGAGGAAGGAGACGATGGGGATATGATGCTAATGTGCGAGCTAGTGGACGAAGAGGATCCAGATGATCTTGGTCAGCTGGACACGGGTCCGGTGAGTGCATCTGCGTCAGTAAACCCAGGCGAAGTTATGGCGCCAGAAGACCATGACCCAAGGCGTGACAGTGTGATTACGTTAGAAGCAGGCGAAGAAGTGGCGACAAAAGTCCATGACACAATGCGTGATGGTATGGTCGCGCTAGAAAACGGCGAAGACTGTCGCCAGAAGAACATGACGCGGGGCGTGATGAAGCGATCATCCCAGAAGAACGCAACATGCGGCGAGCTACACTCGGACCAGATGAATTTGGCGCATACGTGATTTTGGATAGTGCAACGACGAGTTGCGCGGATGGGTCTAGTGGCATTGTGAAGGTGGCAACGAGCGGCGTCGCGTCACACGCCAGTTCACTAGCTCCATCGGCTGCGTTGCAGGTGCCGGGCGAGAGTGCTTCGCTCGATGACTCAGTGAGCACGTGTGCGAGCCAGGTTGCTGGCACTGCAGGCGGCAGCCCAGcggcaactgaaagcagcagtagcagcaacACGTACGTGGCTGGTGCTGCCTTGCCGGATAGCGCGTGCAGCCCAACAAACGGGCTGGATGAGACTGGCCACTATATGCCTCATGCACAC contains:
- the LOC109778166 gene encoding uncharacterized protein — its product is MGTGTGTALGPAMAAAASSTAHRPRPLPAAATANRSASRPTASAPPGRTLVCSAPRQSRPPRRAVATTARAAEAGAPSSTSPDAVTYSSSIDTDMPLYEPLGVSFDEYLQDRPRVFRAMFPDESRSQQLSDEEWRIQMLPLEFLLITVRPVVVMQLRNRNAGGLDLRITEWELRGLDSGYTPASFDLGVRGSLYADRGQRRGSRLRGHLEISITVALPPPLRIVPEAILRGVAESVLSTLAERMKRDVDVGLVADFRRFRLEKAASRAAVARADSKA